A genome region from Coturnix japonica isolate 7356 unplaced genomic scaffold, Coturnix japonica 2.1 chrUnrandom615, whole genome shotgun sequence includes the following:
- the LOC116652679 gene encoding dnaJ homolog subfamily B member 1-like, protein MGKDYYRTLGLARGASDEEIKRAYRRQALRFHPDKNKEPGAEERFKEIAEAYDVLSDPKKREIFDKYGEEGEAIWGCYGGLWGYGALMGGYGALM, encoded by the coding sequence ATGGGGAAGGATTATTACCGGACACTGGGCCTGGCCCGGGGAGCTTCGGATGAAGAGATTAAACGAGCTTATAGGCGCCAAGCGCTTCGCTTTCACCCGGATAAGAACAAAGAACCCGGAGCTGAGGAGAGGTTTAAGGAAATAGCCGAGGCCTACGACGTGCTGAGCGACCCCAAGAAGAGGGAGATCTTCGATAAGTACGGCGAGGAGGGTGAGGCAatatggggctgctatgggggtctatggggttatggggctcttatggggggctatggggctcttatg